A single genomic interval of Nocardioides nitrophenolicus harbors:
- a CDS encoding thiamine-binding protein encodes MLVAFSISPSTSDDTGGVSEAVAAAVRIVRESGLPNETNAMFTNIEGEWDEVMAVVKRAVDAVAAVSPRVGLVLKADIRPGFTGELTAKVERVERALEQ; translated from the coding sequence ATGCTCGTCGCCTTCAGCATCAGCCCCTCCACCTCCGACGACACCGGTGGCGTCTCCGAGGCGGTGGCTGCCGCGGTCCGCATCGTCCGCGAGTCGGGGCTGCCCAACGAGACCAATGCGATGTTCACCAACATCGAGGGGGAGTGGGACGAGGTGATGGCGGTCGTCAAGCGTGCCGTCGACGCGGTCGCCGCCGTCTCGCCGCGGGTCGGGCTGGTGCTCAAGGCCGACATCCGCCCGGGCTTCACCGGCGAGCTCACCGCCAAGGTGGAGCGGGTCGAGCGGGCGCTCGAACAGTGA
- a CDS encoding YhgE/Pip domain-containing protein, whose product MNTLRIAWSELSRLLSLRMGRITVLALVTVPTIYAGLYLYANHDPYSALDRVPTALVVEDTGATGLDGKQLDAGREVADQLLQSADFGWHEVDRATAKAGVDDGTYDFALLIPRDFSAALTSSSGGDPEQARITMLTNDANSYLSTTIANTVATKVRDAIGQQVSKEAVGTFLLGIADVRQGLQQGADGAGQLHDGLKQARRGSRELVTGSGQLADGTGQLHGGATRLHDGLTTLATRTSSLPQQARKLASGARQVADGDRKVADAGDRIAGAVHDARKAFDGGRADLVAQMNQLGIDAAAQDRLLAVYDRVGGKVHGVDAKAGDVRKQLNQLAAGAGQVAAGADQLARSAPALVDGIRQARNGAGELESGAARLDKGAGTLHDGTVELRQGLRRLTAGAGSLRDGLAAGVEKVPDTTADSRERIAATIADPIDVRARSDAAARNYGAGLAPFFLALAAWIGGYVLFLLVRPLSSRALAANQHPLRIAVGGWLPPALIGATQMTLAFAVVALTLDVGIVESLRTWLFMILISATFVAIVHLMNALLGTPGQFLALVLMVVQLVTAGGTFPWQTIPEPLHWLHQVLPMSYAVDGLRQLMYGGDPARASTAVLVLVAYLAGALVLTSLVARRHRVWTPSRVKPTVVL is encoded by the coding sequence ATGAACACCCTGCGGATCGCCTGGAGCGAGCTGTCGCGGCTGCTGAGCCTCCGGATGGGCCGGATCACCGTGCTGGCGCTGGTGACGGTGCCGACGATCTACGCCGGCCTCTACCTCTACGCCAACCACGACCCCTACTCCGCGCTGGACCGGGTGCCGACCGCGCTGGTCGTCGAGGACACCGGCGCGACCGGTCTCGACGGGAAGCAGCTCGACGCCGGCCGCGAGGTGGCCGACCAGCTGCTGCAGTCCGCGGACTTCGGCTGGCACGAGGTCGACCGGGCCACCGCCAAGGCGGGGGTCGACGACGGGACCTACGACTTCGCGCTGCTCATCCCGCGCGACTTCTCCGCCGCGCTGACCAGCAGCTCGGGCGGGGACCCCGAGCAGGCGCGGATCACGATGCTCACCAATGACGCCAACTCCTATCTGTCGACCACGATCGCCAACACCGTCGCCACCAAGGTGCGCGACGCGATCGGGCAGCAGGTCTCCAAGGAGGCGGTCGGTACCTTCCTGCTCGGCATCGCCGACGTCCGGCAGGGCCTGCAGCAGGGCGCCGACGGGGCGGGCCAGCTCCACGACGGCCTGAAGCAGGCGCGACGGGGCTCCCGCGAGCTGGTCACGGGGAGCGGGCAGCTGGCCGACGGCACCGGGCAGCTCCACGGCGGCGCGACCCGCCTGCACGACGGGCTGACCACCCTGGCCACCCGTACGTCGAGCCTGCCGCAGCAGGCCCGGAAGCTGGCGTCGGGCGCCCGCCAGGTCGCCGACGGGGATCGGAAGGTGGCCGACGCGGGCGACCGGATCGCGGGTGCGGTCCACGACGCGCGCAAGGCGTTCGACGGCGGCCGGGCCGACCTCGTCGCCCAGATGAACCAGCTCGGCATCGACGCTGCGGCCCAGGACCGGCTGCTCGCGGTCTACGACCGCGTCGGCGGCAAGGTGCACGGCGTCGACGCCAAGGCGGGCGACGTCCGCAAGCAGCTCAACCAGCTCGCCGCCGGAGCCGGCCAGGTCGCCGCCGGCGCCGACCAGCTCGCCCGCTCGGCACCGGCCCTGGTGGACGGAATCCGCCAGGCGCGCAACGGCGCCGGAGAGCTGGAGTCGGGCGCCGCCCGGCTCGACAAGGGGGCCGGCACGCTGCACGACGGCACCGTCGAGCTGCGCCAAGGCCTGCGCCGGCTCACCGCCGGCGCCGGCAGCCTGCGCGACGGGCTCGCCGCCGGCGTCGAGAAGGTGCCCGACACCACCGCGGACTCGCGCGAGCGGATCGCCGCGACCATCGCCGACCCGATCGACGTACGGGCGCGCAGCGACGCGGCGGCCCGCAACTACGGCGCCGGCCTGGCGCCCTTCTTCCTGGCCCTGGCCGCGTGGATCGGCGGGTACGTGCTCTTCCTCCTCGTCCGCCCGCTGTCCAGCCGGGCGCTGGCCGCCAACCAGCACCCGCTGCGGATCGCCGTCGGCGGCTGGCTGCCGCCCGCCCTCATCGGCGCCACCCAGATGACCCTCGCGTTCGCGGTGGTCGCGCTCACCCTCGACGTCGGCATCGTCGAGAGCCTGCGCACCTGGCTGTTCATGATCCTGATCTCGGCGACCTTCGTCGCGATCGTGCACCTGATGAACGCGCTGCTCGGCACCCCCGGCCAGTTCCTCGCCCTGGTCCTGATGGTGGTCCAGCTGGTCACCGCGGGCGGCACCTTCCCCTGGCAGACGATCCCCGAGCCGCTGCACTGGCTGCACCAGGTGCTGCCGATGAGCTATGCCGTCGACGGCCTGCGCCAGCTGATGTACGGCGGCGACCCGGCCCGGGCGTCCACGGCGGTGCTGGTGCTGGTGGCGTACCTGGCCGGCGCGCTGGTGCTCACCTCGCTGGTCGCACGCCGGCACCGGGTGTGGACGCCGAGCCGGGTGAAGCCGACGGTGGTGCTGTAG
- a CDS encoding nucleotidyltransferase domain-containing protein codes for MRTIPDTFDQSAVAAIDGRLEDVAAAHCVRIPWAVESGSRAWGFASPDSDYDCRFLFVRPAAAYLALWPARDVIETPLDGLLDVNGWDLAKAVRLATAGNATVGEWLRSPLVYDGDPAFRDALLDLLAAVTDRGRVRRHYLHVGRGQWAHARAGADVVRLKRVFYAVRPALTLRWLDDHAGVPPMNLDELLAETDLPLGVRAEIEELRLLKARSRELGEAPVPPAIAAWVEQVLAPEPDVAPDPGSAVRERANAGFRDLLDRWAPAGR; via the coding sequence GTGCGCACCATCCCGGACACCTTCGACCAGTCCGCCGTCGCCGCGATCGACGGCCGGCTGGAGGACGTCGCTGCAGCCCACTGCGTGCGCATCCCGTGGGCGGTGGAGAGCGGGAGCCGGGCGTGGGGCTTCGCCTCTCCGGACAGCGACTACGACTGCCGCTTCCTGTTCGTGCGCCCGGCCGCGGCCTACCTGGCGCTGTGGCCGGCTCGCGACGTGATCGAGACGCCCCTCGACGGACTGCTCGACGTCAACGGCTGGGACCTCGCCAAGGCGGTCCGGCTCGCCACCGCCGGCAACGCGACGGTCGGGGAGTGGCTGCGCTCGCCGCTGGTGTACGACGGCGACCCGGCTTTCCGCGACGCCCTGCTCGACCTGCTGGCGGCGGTGACCGACCGCGGCCGGGTCCGGCGGCACTACCTGCACGTCGGACGCGGTCAGTGGGCGCACGCCCGTGCCGGTGCGGACGTCGTACGGCTCAAGCGGGTCTTCTACGCCGTGCGGCCGGCGCTCACCCTGCGCTGGCTCGACGATCACGCCGGCGTGCCGCCGATGAACCTCGACGAGCTGCTCGCCGAGACCGACCTGCCGCTCGGCGTCCGGGCCGAGATCGAGGAGCTGCGCCTCCTCAAGGCCCGGTCCCGCGAGCTGGGCGAGGCGCCGGTCCCGCCGGCGATCGCGGCGTGGGTGGAGCAGGTGCTCGCCCCCGAGCCCGACGTCGCCCCCGATCCGGGCTCCGCGGTGCGGGAGCGGGCGAACGCCGGCTTCCGCGACCTGCTCGACCGCTGGGCGCCCGCCGGCCGGTGA
- a CDS encoding cysteine hydrolase family protein: MTSTPSAVTDEMVNAFADTYYGGLSSSIYATPVPLDPADTVLVLIDIQECITKDAFLKTFAALGVDAEPMLPVLDRIEADMRATVGNISAVLEKCRETGIRPIHVRIQAQLPDAADTGALHRSAGMFYPPGSKDSEFLPEVMPREDEIVLNKTCSGIHVGTHIDQVLRNLGARKVLVVGFYTDQCISASVRDLSDLGYQVDLIEDAVGALSPQRHEYALQSIRKIYANSETTQTLLGRLAELPAR, from the coding sequence ATGACCTCCACCCCCTCCGCCGTCACCGACGAGATGGTCAACGCCTTCGCCGACACCTACTACGGCGGGCTCAGCTCCAGCATCTACGCGACCCCCGTGCCGCTCGACCCGGCGGACACGGTGCTGGTGCTGATCGACATCCAGGAGTGCATCACCAAGGATGCCTTCCTCAAGACCTTCGCCGCGCTCGGTGTCGACGCGGAGCCGATGCTGCCGGTCCTCGACCGGATCGAGGCCGACATGCGCGCCACGGTCGGCAACATCTCGGCCGTGCTGGAGAAGTGCCGGGAGACGGGGATCCGCCCGATCCACGTGCGCATCCAGGCCCAGCTCCCCGACGCCGCCGACACCGGCGCGCTGCACCGCTCGGCCGGGATGTTCTACCCGCCGGGCTCCAAGGACTCCGAGTTCCTCCCGGAGGTGATGCCGCGCGAGGACGAGATCGTGCTCAACAAGACCTGCTCGGGCATCCACGTCGGCACCCACATCGACCAGGTGCTGCGCAACCTCGGCGCCCGGAAGGTGCTGGTGGTCGGCTTCTACACCGACCAGTGCATCAGCGCCTCGGTCCGCGACCTGTCCGACCTGGGCTACCAGGTCGACCTGATCGAGGACGCCGTCGGCGCGCTCAGCCCCCAGCGCCACGAGTACGCGCTGCAGAGCATCAGGAAGATCTACGCGAACTCCGAGACCACGCAGACGCTGCTGGGTCGCCTCGCCGAGCTCCCCGCGCGCTAG
- a CDS encoding M20 metallopeptidase family protein: MSAVTHAGALATAVAVRRSIHQHPELSFEEHRTSRLIQEHLDRIGLPYRAGVAGTGVVATLATGRPGPVTAFRADLDALPIAEDTEQPFRSTVPGVMHACGHDLHTGILLGLAERLVAEAAALSGTIVFVFQPGEEANGGAQRVIDAGGLAAGVERIFALHVVPELPTGSIAVRDGALTATDDEFEIAVAGREAHSSQPELGVNALSVAARIVTALDGLCATLSPFSVATLTVASVHGGEAVNVIPGSAEVRGMIRCVESADKLELRERLVTTAEAIAASMGAWATVRIVEGFPPVVNDPDLAATVRAAARDVLVPGAGVIELERPHLGSEDFAYYQQVVPGAMFMLGCGRPGATAGGLHTPTFDPDEGALAVGLAVFGAIAHRVHGAT; this comes from the coding sequence GTGTCCGCGGTCACCCACGCGGGCGCCCTGGCGACGGCCGTCGCGGTCCGCCGGTCGATCCACCAGCACCCCGAGCTGAGCTTCGAGGAGCACCGGACCTCCCGGCTGATCCAGGAGCACCTGGACCGGATCGGGCTGCCCTACCGGGCCGGCGTCGCGGGCACGGGCGTCGTCGCCACGCTCGCCACCGGCCGCCCGGGCCCGGTCACCGCCTTCCGCGCCGACCTCGACGCGCTGCCGATCGCGGAGGACACCGAGCAGCCGTTCCGCTCCACGGTCCCGGGCGTGATGCACGCCTGTGGGCACGACCTGCACACCGGGATCCTGCTCGGGCTGGCCGAGCGGCTGGTCGCCGAGGCGGCCGCGCTGAGCGGCACGATCGTCTTCGTCTTCCAGCCGGGGGAGGAGGCCAACGGCGGCGCCCAGCGGGTCATCGACGCCGGCGGGCTCGCCGCCGGGGTCGAGCGGATCTTCGCGCTGCACGTCGTGCCCGAGCTGCCGACGGGCTCGATCGCGGTGCGCGACGGCGCCCTGACCGCGACCGACGACGAGTTCGAGATCGCCGTCGCCGGACGGGAGGCGCACAGCTCGCAGCCCGAGCTGGGCGTCAACGCGCTGTCGGTGGCCGCCCGCATCGTGACGGCGCTCGACGGTCTGTGCGCCACGCTCAGTCCGTTCAGCGTGGCCACCTTGACCGTCGCCTCGGTCCACGGCGGAGAGGCGGTCAACGTGATCCCCGGCTCCGCCGAGGTGCGGGGGATGATCCGATGCGTCGAGTCCGCCGACAAGCTCGAGCTGCGCGAGCGGCTGGTCACGACGGCCGAGGCGATCGCCGCGTCGATGGGCGCGTGGGCCACCGTGCGCATCGTCGAGGGCTTCCCGCCGGTGGTCAACGACCCGGACCTGGCAGCCACGGTGCGGGCGGCGGCTCGCGACGTCCTCGTGCCGGGGGCTGGGGTCATCGAGCTGGAGCGACCCCACCTGGGCTCGGAGGACTTCGCCTACTACCAGCAGGTGGTGCCCGGCGCGATGTTCATGCTCGGCTGCGGGCGGCCCGGCGCCACGGCCGGCGGGCTGCACACGCCCACCTTCGACCCGGACGAGGGCGCGCTGGCCGTCGGCCTGGCGGTGTTCGGTGCGATCGCGCACCGGGTCCACGGCGCGACCTGA
- a CDS encoding dihydrofolate reductase family protein, giving the protein MRTLIYTAFVSVDGVVQAPGPEDGYRNGGWTFQGIDFLPEVYELKGREQEEAGALLLGRVSYQAFAPVWPSMTEEFPKYNAMPKYVVSTTLKDEDLVADWGETTILRSLDDVAALKETDGGPISIHGSASLARGLADAGLLDRYHLLVFPWVLGAGKRMWSETDKDRQKLDLVESEAYANGVQKLCYAVVR; this is encoded by the coding sequence ATGCGCACCCTGATCTACACCGCCTTCGTCTCCGTCGACGGCGTCGTCCAGGCTCCCGGCCCGGAGGACGGCTACCGCAACGGCGGCTGGACCTTCCAGGGCATCGACTTCCTCCCGGAGGTCTACGAGCTCAAGGGCCGCGAGCAGGAGGAGGCGGGCGCGCTGCTGCTCGGCCGGGTCAGCTACCAGGCGTTCGCGCCGGTGTGGCCGTCGATGACCGAGGAGTTCCCGAAGTACAACGCGATGCCGAAGTACGTCGTCTCGACCACGCTCAAGGACGAGGACCTCGTTGCCGACTGGGGCGAGACCACGATCCTGCGCTCGCTCGACGACGTCGCCGCGCTCAAGGAGACCGACGGCGGGCCGATCTCGATCCACGGCTCGGCGAGCCTGGCCCGGGGCCTCGCCGACGCCGGGCTGCTCGACCGCTACCACCTGCTCGTCTTCCCGTGGGTCCTCGGCGCCGGCAAGCGGATGTGGAGCGAGACCGACAAGGACCGCCAGAAGCTGGACCTGGTCGAGAGCGAGGCGTACGCCAACGGCGTGCAGAAGCTCTGCTACGCCGTGGTGCGCTGA
- a CDS encoding aconitate hydratase: MASKNSFGAKSTLDVEGKSYEIFRLDAVTGEGLDVESLPFSLKVLLENLLRTEDGADITAEDIKALAGWDETAQPDKEIQFTPARVIMQDFTGVPCVVDLATMREAMAELGGDATKINPLAPAEMVIDHSVMADVFGTPEAFARNVEIEYERNRERYQFLRWGQGAFDDFKVVPPGTGIVHQVNIEHLARTVFTREVDGELLAYPDTCVGTDSHTTMVNGIGVVGWGVGGIEAEAAMLGQPVSMLIPRVVGFKLSGELPEGSTATDLVLTITEMVRKHGVVGKFVEFYGPGVAALPLANRATIGNMSPEFGSTIAVFPIDGETISYLRLTGRSEEQIALVEKYAKEQGLWLDPAAEPRYSEKLELDLATVVPSIAGPKRPQDRVLVSEAKESFRGALVDYAGPAQDAQGYDEAVEESFPASDAPSHDPHQANGAPAPSNHLSAAPADGGRVSKPVEVTLEDGTTFTLDHGAVTIASITSCTNTSNPSVMIGAALLAKKAVEKGLARKPWVKTTLAPGSQVVSDYYEKAGLTPYLDKLGFNLVGYGCVTCIGNSGPLIPEVSAAVNENDLAVVSVLSGNRNFEGRISPDIKMNYLASPPLVVAYALAGSMDVDLFNDALGQDADGNDVFLKDIWPSPAEVESTIAGAINSEMFAESYADVFKGDERWRSLPTPEGNTFTWDEASTYVRKAPYFDGMPDQPAPVTDISGARVLLKLGDSVTTDHISPAGSIKADSPAGKYLTENGVSPRDFNSYGSRRGNHEVMIRGTFANIRLRNQIAPGTEGGFTRDFTVADGPVTTVYDASVNYQAAGIPLVVLAGKEYGSGSSRDWAAKGTSLLGVKAVIAESYERIHRSNLIGMGVIPLQFPEGQNAESLGLTGEETFSIAGITELNEGTTPSTVKVTTDTGVEFDAVVRIDTPGEANYYRNGGIMQYVLRNLLRG, translated from the coding sequence ATGGCCAGCAAGAACAGCTTCGGAGCCAAGAGCACCCTGGACGTGGAGGGGAAGTCCTACGAGATCTTCCGCCTCGACGCGGTCACGGGGGAGGGCCTCGACGTCGAGAGCCTGCCCTTCTCGTTGAAGGTGCTGCTCGAGAACCTGCTCCGCACCGAGGACGGCGCGGACATCACGGCCGAGGACATCAAGGCCCTCGCGGGATGGGACGAGACGGCCCAGCCCGACAAGGAGATCCAGTTCACGCCCGCCCGCGTGATCATGCAGGACTTCACCGGCGTCCCCTGCGTCGTCGACCTCGCCACCATGCGCGAGGCGATGGCCGAGCTGGGCGGCGACGCCACCAAGATCAACCCGCTCGCGCCGGCCGAGATGGTCATCGACCACTCCGTCATGGCCGACGTCTTCGGCACCCCCGAGGCCTTCGCGCGCAACGTCGAGATCGAGTACGAGCGCAACCGCGAGCGCTACCAGTTCCTGCGCTGGGGCCAGGGCGCCTTCGACGACTTCAAGGTCGTCCCCCCCGGCACCGGCATCGTCCACCAGGTCAACATCGAGCACCTCGCCCGCACCGTCTTCACCCGCGAGGTCGACGGTGAGCTGCTGGCCTACCCCGACACCTGCGTCGGCACCGACTCCCACACCACCATGGTCAACGGCATCGGCGTCGTCGGCTGGGGCGTCGGCGGCATCGAGGCCGAGGCGGCGATGCTCGGCCAGCCGGTCTCCATGCTGATCCCGCGCGTCGTCGGCTTCAAGCTGTCCGGCGAGCTGCCCGAGGGCTCCACCGCCACCGACCTGGTGCTCACCATCACCGAGATGGTCCGCAAGCACGGCGTCGTCGGCAAGTTCGTCGAGTTCTACGGTCCCGGTGTCGCGGCGCTGCCGCTGGCCAACCGCGCCACCATCGGCAACATGTCGCCGGAGTTCGGCTCGACCATCGCGGTCTTCCCGATCGACGGCGAGACCATCAGCTACCTGCGCCTGACCGGCCGCTCCGAGGAGCAGATCGCGCTCGTCGAGAAGTACGCCAAGGAGCAGGGTCTCTGGCTCGACCCGGCCGCCGAGCCGCGCTACTCCGAGAAGCTCGAGCTCGACCTGGCGACCGTCGTCCCCTCGATCGCCGGCCCGAAGCGCCCGCAGGACCGCGTGCTCGTCTCCGAGGCCAAGGAGTCCTTCCGCGGCGCGCTGGTCGACTACGCCGGTCCGGCGCAGGACGCACAGGGCTACGACGAGGCCGTCGAGGAGTCCTTCCCGGCGTCCGACGCCCCGTCGCACGACCCCCACCAGGCCAACGGCGCCCCGGCCCCGAGCAACCACCTCTCCGCGGCGCCCGCCGACGGCGGCCGGGTGTCCAAGCCCGTCGAGGTGACCCTCGAGGACGGCACCACCTTCACCCTGGACCACGGCGCGGTGACGATCGCCTCGATCACCTCCTGCACCAACACGTCCAACCCGTCGGTCATGATCGGCGCCGCGCTGCTCGCCAAGAAGGCCGTCGAGAAGGGCCTGGCCCGCAAGCCGTGGGTCAAGACCACCCTCGCGCCCGGCTCGCAGGTCGTCTCCGACTACTACGAGAAGGCCGGCCTGACGCCGTACCTCGACAAGCTCGGATTCAACCTGGTCGGCTACGGCTGCGTCACCTGCATCGGCAACTCCGGCCCGCTCATCCCCGAGGTCTCCGCGGCGGTCAACGAGAACGACCTCGCCGTCGTCTCGGTGCTCTCCGGCAACCGGAACTTCGAGGGCCGGATCAGCCCCGACATCAAGATGAACTACCTGGCCTCCCCGCCGCTGGTCGTCGCCTACGCGCTGGCCGGCTCGATGGACGTCGACCTGTTCAACGACGCGCTCGGCCAGGACGCCGACGGCAACGACGTCTTCCTCAAGGACATCTGGCCCTCGCCGGCCGAGGTCGAGTCGACCATCGCGGGTGCCATCAACTCGGAGATGTTCGCCGAGTCCTACGCCGACGTCTTCAAGGGTGACGAGCGCTGGCGCTCGCTGCCCACCCCCGAGGGCAACACCTTCACCTGGGACGAGGCGTCGACGTACGTCCGCAAGGCCCCGTACTTCGACGGGATGCCCGACCAGCCCGCCCCGGTCACCGACATCTCCGGTGCCCGCGTGCTGCTCAAGCTCGGCGACTCGGTCACCACCGACCACATCTCGCCGGCCGGCTCGATCAAGGCCGACTCGCCCGCGGGCAAGTACCTCACCGAGAACGGCGTCTCCCCGCGCGACTTCAACTCCTACGGCTCGCGCCGCGGCAACCACGAGGTCATGATCCGCGGCACCTTCGCCAACATCCGGCTGCGCAACCAGATCGCGCCCGGCACCGAGGGCGGCTTCACCCGCGACTTCACCGTCGCGGACGGCCCGGTCACCACCGTCTACGACGCGTCGGTCAACTACCAGGCCGCCGGCATCCCGCTGGTCGTCCTGGCCGGCAAGGAGTACGGCTCCGGCTCCTCCCGCGACTGGGCCGCCAAGGGCACCTCGCTGCTGGGCGTCAAGGCGGTCATCGCCGAGAGCTACGAGCGCATCCACCGCTCCAACCTGATCGGCATGGGCGTGATCCCGCTGCAGTTCCCCGAGGGCCAGAACGCCGAGTCGCTCGGCCTGACCGGCGAGGAGACGTTCTCCATCGCCGGCATCACCGAGCTCAACGAGGGCACCACGCCCTCGACGGTGAAGGTCACCACCGACACCGGTGTGGAGTTCGACGCGGTCGTCCGCATCGACACCCCCGGCGAGGCGAACTACTACCGCAACGGCGGCATCATGCAGTACGTGCTGCGCAACCTGCTGCGCGGCTGA
- a CDS encoding ABC transporter ATP-binding protein produces the protein MSMESIAWNQVYRGMHGPDEEREFSATTAKRILRFARPHRRKLIGFLVLSVVTAGLAVATPVLAGHVVNAIVAGDSRSVVVRLALGIAVLAVLDAGLGLVSRWLSSSIGEGLILDLRTAVFDHVQRMPVAFFSRTRTGALVSRLNNDVIGAQRAFSQTLSGVVGNLVTLVLTLVVMLGISWQVTLLALVLLPGFVVPARRMGRRLAGIQREAADHNAAMGNQMTERFSAPGATLVKLFGRPEQESVEFAARARRVAEIGVRTAMVQTTFVTALTLVSALAVAVVYGLGGALALQGTLDAGDVVALSLLLTRLYAPLTALASARVEVMSALVSFERVFEVLDLQPLITDRPGAGTVPEGPVAVELDDVRFAYPAADKVSLASLEAVATLDTRGGEEVLHGISLRAEPGQVVALVGSSGAGKSTIAQLVSRLYDVDAGAVRLAGVDVRDLTAASIRDAVGMVTQDGHLFHDTIRGNLLLARPEASEQDLWDALSRARLADLVGALPDRLDTVVGERGYRLSGGERQRLTIARLLLKQPRVVILDEATASLDSTSEAAVQAALGEALAGRTALVIAHRLSTIRAADLIAVVEDGRIVERGSHAALLAAGGRYEELYRTQFAEDAPDPAERGDLPTHRVS, from the coding sequence ATGAGCATGGAGTCGATCGCCTGGAACCAGGTGTACCGGGGGATGCACGGGCCGGACGAGGAGCGGGAGTTCAGCGCCACGACCGCGAAGCGGATCCTGCGCTTCGCGCGTCCCCACCGCCGCAAGCTGATCGGGTTCCTGGTGCTCAGCGTCGTCACGGCCGGGCTCGCGGTCGCCACGCCGGTGCTGGCCGGTCACGTCGTCAACGCGATCGTGGCGGGCGACAGCCGCTCGGTCGTCGTCCGGCTGGCGCTGGGGATCGCGGTGCTCGCCGTGCTGGACGCCGGGCTCGGGCTGGTGTCGCGCTGGCTGTCGTCGAGCATCGGCGAGGGGCTGATCCTCGACCTGCGCACGGCCGTCTTCGACCACGTGCAGCGGATGCCGGTCGCCTTCTTCAGCCGCACCCGCACCGGTGCGCTGGTCAGCCGGCTCAACAACGACGTGATCGGGGCGCAGCGCGCGTTCAGCCAGACCCTGTCCGGCGTGGTCGGCAACCTGGTCACGCTGGTGCTGACGCTGGTCGTGATGCTCGGCATCTCCTGGCAGGTCACCCTGCTCGCGCTCGTGCTGCTGCCGGGTTTCGTGGTGCCGGCGCGGCGGATGGGCCGGCGACTGGCCGGCATCCAGCGCGAGGCGGCCGACCACAACGCCGCGATGGGCAACCAGATGACCGAGCGGTTCTCGGCGCCCGGCGCCACCCTGGTCAAGCTGTTCGGCCGGCCCGAGCAGGAGTCGGTGGAGTTCGCGGCCCGCGCCCGGCGGGTGGCCGAGATCGGCGTACGCACCGCGATGGTGCAGACCACCTTCGTCACCGCGCTGACCCTGGTCTCCGCCCTGGCCGTCGCCGTGGTCTACGGACTCGGCGGCGCCCTCGCGCTCCAGGGCACCCTCGACGCCGGTGACGTGGTCGCCCTCTCGCTGCTGCTGACCCGGCTCTACGCGCCGCTGACCGCCCTGGCGAGCGCCCGGGTCGAGGTGATGAGCGCGCTGGTCAGCTTCGAGCGGGTCTTCGAGGTGCTCGACCTCCAGCCGCTGATCACCGACCGGCCGGGCGCCGGCACCGTGCCCGAGGGACCGGTCGCGGTCGAGCTCGACGACGTCCGGTTCGCCTACCCGGCGGCCGACAAGGTCTCGCTCGCCTCGTTGGAGGCGGTGGCGACCCTCGACACCCGCGGTGGCGAGGAGGTGCTGCACGGCATCTCGCTGCGCGCGGAGCCCGGCCAGGTGGTGGCCCTGGTCGGCTCCTCCGGCGCCGGGAAGTCGACCATCGCCCAGCTCGTCTCCCGGCTCTACGACGTCGACGCGGGCGCGGTACGCCTGGCGGGGGTCGACGTGCGCGACCTCACCGCCGCCTCGATCCGCGACGCCGTCGGCATGGTCACCCAGGACGGCCACCTGTTCCACGACACGATCCGCGGCAACCTGCTGCTGGCCCGGCCGGAGGCCTCGGAGCAGGACCTGTGGGACGCGCTGTCCCGGGCCCGGCTGGCCGACCTGGTCGGCGCGCTGCCGGACCGGCTGGACACGGTGGTGGGGGAGCGCGGCTACCGGCTCTCCGGCGGTGAGCGGCAGCGGCTGACCATCGCCCGGCTGCTGCTCAAGCAGCCCCGGGTGGTGATCCTCGACGAGGCGACCGCGTCCCTGGACTCGACCTCGGAGGCGGCGGTGCAGGCGGCGCTCGGCGAGGCGCTGGCCGGCCGGACCGCGCTGGTGATCGCGCACCGGCTCTCGACGATCCGGGCGGCCGACCTGATCGCCGTGGTCGAGGACGGCCGGATCGTCGAGCGCGGCAGCCATGCCGCGCTGCTCGCGGCCGGGGGCCGGTACGAGGAGCTGTACCGGACCCAGTTCGCCGAGGACGCGCCGGACCCGGCCGAGCGTGGTGATCTGCCCACCCATCGTGTATCTTGA